One Cydia pomonella isolate Wapato2018A chromosome 14, ilCydPomo1, whole genome shotgun sequence DNA segment encodes these proteins:
- the LOC133525324 gene encoding LOW QUALITY PROTEIN: uncharacterized protein LOC133525324 (The sequence of the model RefSeq protein was modified relative to this genomic sequence to represent the inferred CDS: substituted 1 base at 1 genomic stop codon): MASKRSTLRCIQGLRSKRILALVPSKNAESEVSGSSDSDDESQEKRAIAERYVSPSSSSAPSINSSLERLNISSPFEELDGDGDTNTTGALPQVSQNPPSDTGSVNYVQPPSLLSLPSVSSIQNPPSVTTSFILDQVEPVSPLISIPQRSRRQSRPTTRTPRRESNVTPNTRSNRTKRQTTAPKRVAKKKKMNINFKWTKKQFEYRAELGDDNFQSPLPERNKTALSYFFDFFSQDMFEQICNMTNLYSVQKRGRSVNLTVEELKSFLAIKIMMGIVSMPSYLDYLRTETRYAPIADIMTLKRYQLLRSCIHFVDNDDANNDPYFKISSVVEKVRRNCLAVEEEKRFSIDEMTIPYKGTKAGKKRQYNPRQPRKWGFKNIVRAGASGFIYDFFLYTGQDEFEDCGFTEEEAALGWGAKAVLRLCKTIKNKPCVVYFDNFFSSLELIYHLRHTYSIFSLGTMRSNRLRNSQTHLKTDKELKAQGRGAFCQTTLSKHCGALQRPYGRRRFSRHASRSLPHXNENKKVVPVNIFTDY, encoded by the exons GCCATCTTCGTCAAGTGCTCCGTCAATCAATTCGTCGTTAGAGAGATTGAACATTAGTTCACCATTTGAAGAACTTGACGGTGACGGAGACACTAATACAACAGGTGCCCTTCCGCAAGTTTCACAGAATCCACCATCCGATACGGGAAGTGTAAACTATGTTCAGCCACCGTCATTATTAAGCCTTCCTTCCGTGTCATCAATTCAAAATCCACCATCAGTGACTACCTCATTTATACTGGACCAAGTCGAGCCAGTTAGCCCTCTGATTTCTATTCCTCAAAGATCCCGCCGCCAGTCTCGACCCACTACTCGTACGCCACGGCGTGAGTCTAATGTTACACCCAATACGCGATCTAACCGTACAAAAAGGCAGACTACAGCCCCGAAACGTGTagccaagaaaaaaaaaatgaacattAACTTTAAATGGACTAAAAAACAGTTTGAATATCGTGCAGAGTTAGGCGATGATAATTTCCAAAGTCCACTTCCTGAACGCAACAAAACTGCTCTAAGTTATTTCTTTGATTTTTTCTCGCAGGATATGTTTGAACAAATATGCAACATGACGAACTTGTACTCTGTGCAAAAAAGGGGTCGATCAGTCAATTTAACGGTCGAAGAACTAAAAAGTTTCTTAGCTATCAAGATTATGATGGGAATAGTAAGCATGCCATCTTACCTTGATTATTTGCGCACCGAAACAAGGTATGCACCGATCGCAGATATTATGACCCTGAAGCGATACCAGCTATTAAGGAGTTGTATCCATTTTGTGGACAACGACGATGCCAACAATGATCCTTACTTTAAAATTAGCTCTGTGGTAGAAAAAGTACGCCGAAATTGTCTTGCTGTCGAGGAAGAAAAGCGGTTCAGTATTGACGAAATGACAATACCTTACAAAGGTACGAAAGCCGGAAAAAAAAGACAATATAACCCAAGACAACCTAGAAAATGGGGATTTAAAAACATTGTTAGAGCTGGTGCATCAGGCTTTATATATGATTTCTTTCTGTATACTGGTCAAGATGAATTTGAAGACTGCGGTTTCACTGAGGAAGAAGCAGCTTTAGGTTGGGGTGCCAAAGCAGTTTTACGACTttgtaaaactataaaaaataaaccttgCGTCGTATATTTTGATAACTTCTTTTCCTCTTTGGAGTTAATATACCATCTGAGGCACACGTATAGTATTTTCAGCCTTGGTACGATGCGGTCTAATAGACTGCGAAACTCTCAAACTCACTTAAAGACCGACAAGGAGTTAAAGGCTCAAGGCAGAGGTGCGTTTTGCCAGACAACCT TATCCAAACATTGTGGAGCATTACAACGCCCATATGGGCGGCGTAGATTTAGCAGACATGCTAGTCGCTCTCTACCGCACTGAAATGAAAACAAGAAGGTGGTACCTGTCaatattttcacagattattGA